In the genome of Arthrobacter alpinus, the window CGGTTTTGGCAAGGATGCCGTCATTTCCTTGGTCACCCAGCAAGTTGATGGAGTGCAACGCCAGTCCCTGTTCTACTCCACTGACGGTGGCTACTCGTTCACTTCCTACGAAGGAAACCCGATCATGGACAACCCCGGAGCAGAAGCCTGGCGCGATCCGAAAATTGTCTGGGACAAAGAACGATCTCAGTGGCTCATGCTGTTGGCCGAGGGCAACAAGATTGGCTTTTACACATCGCCAAATTTGAAGACTTGGACATATCAGTCAGGATTCGAGCGTAATGACCTTGGTGTCATTGAATGCCCCGACTTGTTCGAGATGGCAGTGGATGGCGACCCTGAGCGCACGACCTGGGTGCTGGGAATCAGTGCCAACGGTGAAAGCACCGGCCGTACCACCGGCTACACCTACTGGACCGGCTCATGGGACGGAAAGAGCTTTGTCCCAGATCAAGAAGACCCCCGCTGGCTTGATGCCGGATCTGATTTCTATGCGGCCGTCACCTGGGATGACCCGAACGCGGAAAATCCTCTCGCACAGCGCTATGCGATCGGCTGGATGAACAACTGGGCGTATGCCGGAGCACTGCCAAAAGAAGACTGGTCCGGTGGCAACATGTCCACCGTGCGCCAGCTGACGTTGCGCACTGTTGATGGGCACCCGCAGCTGAATTCACAACCGATCGACGCCGTCGCCAAGCTCGAAGGTAAGCCAGAACAGACCGATGCCCAGAAGATTCAGCAGAACAATTCCGTCAGCCTGCCGAAACCGACCACGGATGCCTATCGGTTCCGCCTGACCGTGGCACCGGATGCGGGGCATCCTGCCAAGGAAGCACGCGTGAAGTTGGAAGACGTCGATGGATCGTTCGTCACGCTCAACTACAACTTCCATGACCAGACGTTGTCCCTGTCCCGCGATTCCGACAAGATCGCCGCCGATATGCCAGAAGCATACCGCCAGATCCGTAGCGAAAAGGTTCCGCTACGTGATGGCGAGTTCAGCCTGGATGTGGTTGTTGATACGACTTCGGTGGAGCTCTTTGCCCAAGACGGCGAGGCCTCACTGAGTTCGATATCCATCCTGTCGCCGGGACACCATAAGCTCAGTGTCGAATCGCTTGGTGGCGATACCCAGCTACGGCAGGCCAGCCTCAATCCGCTGGCCGTGGCCGCCCCTACCCGCTAGTAATTTTTAGCTGGAGGGTGGCGCAACCGAATAGCGCTGGATCAGGGTACAGGGAAGCTGCTTCTGAATGGCGCCCGCTTGCTCACCACCCACATGGTCAAAGAGCTGGGACACCGCCCAACGCCCCATTTCATAGTGGGGCAAGGCAATGGTGGTTAACATCGGCATCAGTGCACGTGAAATCAGTTGAAGATCATCCACACCAACAATCGAAACATCATGCGGGATGGACAACCCAATTTCCTGGGCCGCTTGGTAGACGCCCATGGCCGCCTCATCGTTGAAGCAGAAAATGGCGGTGGGTCGGTTGGGCCGATTCAACAGAAGACGCGCGGCAGCACGCCCACCGGCCGCGTCGCCACTGGTCGCCACGATCAGCGATTCATCAACAGCGATTCCGGCTTCCTTCAGCCCCTGACGATAGCCGCGCTCACGGCCCACGGACGCTGGCACGGATTCGGGAACAGTAGTGAAACCAATCCGGCGATGTCCAAAGCTTGCCAGGTGCCGGATCGCATCAAGACCGATCCCCACGTCATCCGGAACGATCGAGGAGAAACGCGGATCGGAACTTGAGGCATTGGCCAACACCACGGAGACGCCGTCCAGCTCCGGCGGCACAATGACCTCCTGGTGGTACATGCGTGCGTAGACCACCCCATCAACCCGATGATTCCTCAGTGTCCGGATGCCCATCTGTTCCCGCTCGAGGATGGCATGTGAGTCAAGAACCATGAGGACACTCTGGTGTTCGACGGCGGCATCCTGCGCTCCACTAATCATGAGACCGGCATACGGAGTCACCGCAATGGTGTCGCTAAGCAACCCAATCGTGTAGGTGCGTGCGCTTCGCAGACCTCGTGCTCGCGGGTCGGGAGAATAGCCCAAACGCTCGGCGGCATCCAATACTCGTGCCCGGGTGTCAGCATTGATCGCGCGAGCCCCGCTCAGCGCATGGGACACAGTCGTGGGCGAAACGCCGACTGCCGCCGCAACGTCTCGAATGCCAACTCGGGCGGTTGCTCCGACATTATTGTCCATAATTCATTATATTCAGCTGCGTTGCCCATTCATGGCATCTCGACCGCACGTGACCATCTACTGGCAAGTGCCACCTGGATCAACCGAAAATATTGACTGGCTTGACGATGTCCGCATAAATCAACAGCGCGCCCATGCCCATCATGACAACGGCCACCACATAGGTCACCGGCAATAATTTGGCAATGTCGAAGGGACCCGGATCGCGGCGCTTGAACATCTTGGCCACACGGCGACGCGCGCCTTCATACAGCGCACCCAGAACGTGTCCGCCGTCGAGCGGGAGCAGCGGAATCAGGTTGAAGACGAACAGCGCCAGGTTCACGCCGGCCAACAAACCGATCAAGGTTGCCGCCCGCGAACTGATGGGGATCTCTTCCATGGCGGCCACCTCGCCGGCCACCCGGCCCACGCCCACCACGGAGATGGGCCCGTTGGGATCACGCGGTTCGGAGCTAAATGCCGCCTTGGCCACGCCGACGAGTTTTTGCGGCAATTGGAAGACCACCCCGCCGATCTGGGCCACGTTGTGCCCCACGGCGGGCAGCACGGCCGACGCCGGTTCCCTCACCATGGCGGCAGTGGGCCCGACCCCGAGGAAGCCAGCCTGGACGGTGACGGCTTTTCCGGCAGCATCAACCTCGGCGATTCCGTTTGAATCGATAACGGGCCTGGCTGTGAGGACGGGGGTGATCGTGGTGGTGACGGTCTCACCGCCGCGCTCGTAAACCAGCGGAACACTCTTCCCGGCGGAGGCGCGGACCTTTTCGGTGAAGGCCGCCCACTCGGTGACCGGTACGCCGTCGAACGAGGTAATGGTGTCCCCGGGCTTCAGTCCAGCCGCAGCCGCCGGAGTTGGGGTGCAATTCGTCAGGTCGGTCGGCACAGGTTCGCCATAAGCGACCTGGCAGGCATTGACCTCGGACAGCGTTGTGGTGGCCTGCGCGGAACCAAAACCCATGAGGAGGACGCCTGTCAGAACCACACCAATGAGCAGGTTCATGAACGGCCCGCCCAGCATGATGATGATCTTTTTCCAGACCGGCAGCTTATAGAAAACTCGCTTGGAGTCCTCGGGACCCACCTCTTCGTGGGCAACACTGCGGGCCTCTGTTGCGAGAGTCTGGAACATGCCCGTGCTGGAGGGCCGGACGCTGCCATCGGAGGCGTTCGGCGGATACATGCCGATCATCGCTACATAGCCGCCGGCAGGGATGGCTTTGAAGCCATACTCTGTTTCGCCCTTTTTGCGAGACCACAGCGTTGGTCCGAAGCCGATCATGTAGCGCGTCACGCGGACGTTGAAGAGCTTCGCCGGCAGCAGATGGCCTACCTCATGCAAGGCGATGGACACGGCGATGCCAATGGCCACGAAGGCCACTCCGCCGATGAAAAGCAGTACAGTCACAATTTACTTTCTGGTTTCGCAAACATCTCAGCCCTTGGCGGTCAACAGCTCGTTGGCCCGTGCCCGCGCCCACATCTCAGCTTCCAGCACGGTCTCGAGCGTAAGCTGCGAACCTGGTGTGTGTTCACTGAGAACTTGCGCAATGGTGTCCACAATATCCAAGAAGCCTATCCGCCCGGCATGGAAGGCATGGACTGCTTCCTCATTGGCCGCGTTGTAAACAGCGGGGCAGGTACTCCCCCGCCGCGCCGCATCCTTGGCCAGTTCGACAGCGGGAAAGGCCACGTTGTCCAACGGCTCAAACGTCCAGG includes:
- a CDS encoding glycoside hydrolase family 32 protein → MPISRRRFPLSFFAIAMICVLVLGAITTLVLMRTAEETPGSANQSPTTDTEKFQRPHDWSQYRPATHLTPAQNWMNDPQRPFFLNGLWHFYYLYNADYPDGNGTAWYHVTSTDLVHWNDEGVAIEKYTNDLGDIWTGSAVVDTQNTAGFGKDAVISLVTQQVDGVQRQSLFYSTDGGYSFTSYEGNPIMDNPGAEAWRDPKIVWDKERSQWLMLLAEGNKIGFYTSPNLKTWTYQSGFERNDLGVIECPDLFEMAVDGDPERTTWVLGISANGESTGRTTGYTYWTGSWDGKSFVPDQEDPRWLDAGSDFYAAVTWDDPNAENPLAQRYAIGWMNNWAYAGALPKEDWSGGNMSTVRQLTLRTVDGHPQLNSQPIDAVAKLEGKPEQTDAQKIQQNNSVSLPKPTTDAYRFRLTVAPDAGHPAKEARVKLEDVDGSFVTLNYNFHDQTLSLSRDSDKIAADMPEAYRQIRSEKVPLRDGEFSLDVVVDTTSVELFAQDGEASLSSISILSPGHHKLSVESLGGDTQLRQASLNPLAVAAPTR
- a CDS encoding LacI family DNA-binding transcriptional regulator; this translates as MDNNVGATARVGIRDVAAAVGVSPTTVSHALSGARAINADTRARVLDAAERLGYSPDPRARGLRSARTYTIGLLSDTIAVTPYAGLMISGAQDAAVEHQSVLMVLDSHAILEREQMGIRTLRNHRVDGVVYARMYHQEVIVPPELDGVSVVLANASSSDPRFSSIVPDDVGIGLDAIRHLASFGHRRIGFTTVPESVPASVGRERGYRQGLKEAGIAVDESLIVATSGDAAGGRAAARLLLNRPNRPTAIFCFNDEAAMGVYQAAQEIGLSIPHDVSIVGVDDLQLISRALMPMLTTIALPHYEMGRWAVSQLFDHVGGEQAGAIQKQLPCTLIQRYSVAPPSS
- a CDS encoding M50 family metallopeptidase, whose translation is MVTVLLFIGGVAFVAIGIAVSIALHEVGHLLPAKLFNVRVTRYMIGFGPTLWSRKKGETEYGFKAIPAGGYVAMIGMYPPNASDGSVRPSSTGMFQTLATEARSVAHEEVGPEDSKRVFYKLPVWKKIIIMLGGPFMNLLIGVVLTGVLLMGFGSAQATTTLSEVNACQVAYGEPVPTDLTNCTPTPAAAAGLKPGDTITSFDGVPVTEWAAFTEKVRASAGKSVPLVYERGGETVTTTITPVLTARPVIDSNGIAEVDAAGKAVTVQAGFLGVGPTAAMVREPASAVLPAVGHNVAQIGGVVFQLPQKLVGVAKAAFSSEPRDPNGPISVVGVGRVAGEVAAMEEIPISSRAATLIGLLAGVNLALFVFNLIPLLPLDGGHVLGALYEGARRRVAKMFKRRDPGPFDIAKLLPVTYVVAVVMMGMGALLIYADIVKPVNIFG